From a single Nicotiana tabacum cultivar K326 chromosome 8, ASM71507v2, whole genome shotgun sequence genomic region:
- the LOC107788713 gene encoding uncharacterized protein LOC107788713 produces MSRGIDNNNRRKKKAEDDEVEELLRAAEDDVFLKLSLNSYIARGSSTQFIDPDLDQRFCALKSKQTPKTKNPIPQQPCSTSTASDVNLFPRFAALKSSLPAYSSSANQHAAEENEEADDEVEKVIKWVIDAARLDPSPPSDTDEDENSEDDVS; encoded by the coding sequence ATGAGCAGAGGTATCGACAACAACAataggaggaagaagaaggcggAAGACGACGAGGTTGAAGAGCTGCTGCGGGCGGCAGAGGATGACGTATTCCTCAAGCTCAGCCTCAATTCCTATATAGCTCGTGGTTCTTCCACCCAATTCATCGATCCAGATCTCGATCAACGTTTCTGTGCCCTCAAATCCAAGCAAACCCCCAAAACCAAAAACCCTATTCCCCAACAACCATGTTCAACCTCTACAGCTTCCGATGTTAACTTGTTTCCCAGATTTGCAGCTCTCAAAAGCTCCCTTCCCGCTTATTCTTCTTCGGCTAACCAACATGCTGCGGAGGAGAATGAAGAGGCTGACGATGAAGTTGAGAAGGTGATTAAGTGGGTCATTGATGCTGCTAGGCTTGACCCTTCACCTCCCTCTGACACTGATGAAGATGAAAATAGTGAGGATGATGTCAGCTAA